In Arthrobacter sp. PAMC25284, a single genomic region encodes these proteins:
- a CDS encoding ribose-5-phosphate isomerase has protein sequence MRVHIATDHAGMELSSHLITALSANGYEMVDHGPAAYDAEDDYPAFCIKAATAVAADRAAGVDALGIVLGGSGNGEQIAANKVKGVRAALAWNLDTAKLAREHNDANVVAVGGRQHTVEEATELIEAFLAEPFSNAERHVRRIGKIGTYETTGEVSE, from the coding sequence ATGCGCGTTCACATCGCAACCGACCACGCCGGCATGGAGCTCAGCTCCCACCTCATCACCGCGCTGTCAGCCAACGGCTACGAGATGGTGGACCACGGGCCTGCGGCCTACGACGCCGAGGACGACTACCCCGCGTTCTGCATCAAAGCCGCGACCGCCGTCGCGGCCGACCGCGCCGCGGGCGTGGACGCACTCGGGATAGTGCTGGGCGGCTCCGGAAATGGCGAGCAGATCGCCGCGAACAAGGTCAAGGGCGTGCGCGCTGCCCTGGCGTGGAACCTCGACACGGCCAAGCTGGCCCGCGAACACAACGACGCCAACGTCGTGGCAGTGGGCGGGCGCCAGCACACCGTTGAGGAGGCCACCGAACTGATCGAGGCATTCCTGGCGGAACCATTTAGCAATGCCGAGCGCCACGTGCGCCGCATCGGAAAGATCGGCACCTACGAGACCACCGGCGAGGTCTCCGAGTAG